TTTTAGCTGAAATACAAATTTGTCGTATTCCAGGATCTTGGAAACTGCTGTATACCCGAACAGTAATATCAGGAGTACAGCTGCGACTATTTGTAGGCTATTTGCACTTAGATTTTTCATGTCCGTTTGTATTTGGTTATACTAAGTTCGGACGATTTTTAAGAATAGAAGGGAAGAAATCTTACCATCGGAGGTAAGATTTCTTCCCTTTTTATCAAATAATTATGTGCTCTGGTTTTATAAAATTAGTTCCTTTTCTTAATCTCCGAAAGATGTTTAGGATGTATATTCAAAAATGAAGCAATAATTTTATTGCTAACGCTATTTATCAAATGCTTGTGGTTTTTAAGGAAATAGATATACCTGTCATTTGCATTTTTTATTTTGGTAAGTTTTTCACGTTCATAACCGGCATTTAGGTTTTCTTCATAAATTTCAAGAAGGATTAAAGCCAAATGTGGATCATGGATAGGGGCCTGGGCTAAATTTATAGCCCAGCCCTCTGTATCAGTTAAAAACCTGATATACTCAATAGGAGACACCTTTCTGGAGAAAAGAAAGCTAGGGGTGACAAATCCATTAGTGGTAAGATAGGCTGTCATTTCTTCGAGTTCATTAATGAAGATTCCCTGAACAATTCCCGTCTCTACGTAATAGAATTTATCATTGTGATGGGAGAAGGTGTTTATGATTTCATTTTTCTTGAAGGAAAATGGATGACATAGTTCTTCAAATAACCGAATTGATATAGGCGTTGAATTTTTAAAGTCAATTAGCTTTTGGTTTAGCGTCTTCATATCAGGTCACATAAATAGTAACCCAGATGCAATTGGCTTTGGTAATTAAAGAACTTTCAGTCATAACCTTAGTTGTGATTAATCCGTAATATACTTAATTTTAATTAAAATATTTTATCTTTAAAATCATAAATTGCACGATTTTAAGTTGTGAAAATATATGAAAGCACATAGCTGTAATGAAAATATCGGATCGCTTGATATTGATCCTCAGTACCTTGCTAAGGGAATTGCTTATGCTGAGAAGAATAATCACCATTCTATCCGGATATGTGCATTGAATGGTAATGAGGGTAAAACCTATGATTTGGACCTTTCTCCTTTTTTAGACCAGGGTTTTATCACCTCTTTAATTATAGATGATAATTTCAAAATAAAAGGACTTAACTTTTCAGCTTTGTATACTATGAAGAGTTTGAAGGAATTGTCTTTCACTGACAAGAAGTTTAGGCTGGATTTTTCGCTATTGCCGCAGTTGGAAGTCTTATATTTCACTTATAATGATGGGTTGTTAAATCTCGGATCGCTGAAATATTTGTGCGACCTGTTAATAGTCTCTCCATCACTTAGTGACTGCAGTATATTAACTGGGCTGATTAATCTGAAAACCTTACGGATTGTAGGTGGATTTACTAGCCTGGCTGGTATCTCAGCTGCAACTGCACTTGAAAATTTGAACATAAGTTATTCTCCGAAACTGACAGATATTTCTGAAATCAACAAATTAAAATCATTGCATACACTCCATATTGAAAAATGTAAAGTGCTGAATGATTTATCTGTTCTTAAGGACAGTGAAACTATTAGTGACCTTTTTATCTCTGAACTTGACTCATTATCTTTTGTTCCTGCAATGAAGAAGCTGAAGGAATTAAAATTCTGGAACCTTAAAGATGGTGATATTTCTCCTGTTTTAGCCTCACCATC
The sequence above is drawn from the Pedobacter cryoconitis genome and encodes:
- a CDS encoding Crp/Fnr family transcriptional regulator produces the protein MKTLNQKLIDFKNSTPISIRLFEELCHPFSFKKNEIINTFSHHNDKFYYVETGIVQGIFINELEEMTAYLTTNGFVTPSFLFSRKVSPIEYIRFLTDTEGWAINLAQAPIHDPHLALILLEIYEENLNAGYEREKLTKIKNANDRYIYFLKNHKHLINSVSNKIIASFLNIHPKHLSEIKKRN
- a CDS encoding toxin, which encodes MKAHSCNENIGSLDIDPQYLAKGIAYAEKNNHHSIRICALNGNEGKTYDLDLSPFLDQGFITSLIIDDNFKIKGLNFSALYTMKSLKELSFTDKKFRLDFSLLPQLEVLYFTYNDGLLNLGSLKYLCDLLIVSPSLSDCSILTGLINLKTLRIVGGFTSLAGISAATALENLNISYSPKLTDISEINKLKSLHTLHIEKCKVLNDLSVLKDSETISDLFISELDSLSFVPAMKKLKELKFWNLKDGDISPVLASPSLDEVFFHPSKKHYTHQVDEINRLLSERSI